One part of the Arabidopsis thaliana chromosome 1 sequence genome encodes these proteins:
- a CDS encoding NADH:ubiquinone oxidoreductase intermediate-associated protein 30, giving the protein MSRFRSLWQASVNATKKALTWELEEWVPPVEKCIFKFNSKEDLKTWHLYSDSEYGGLSSASLEIKDGGNRSDCNGVFSGNLSTDMREGSKWNINRSGFCGMRSKKFDGFIDLEGYDSIALRLKGDGRCYISTVSLMLNIHVFLLQMKHKDKQKTTHGRLLFLLQRETGIQLRFLLLATYQHGKET; this is encoded by the exons ATGTCACGGTTTAGATCATTGTGGCAAGCCTCGGTGAATGCAACAAAGAAGG CTCTAACGTGGGAACTCGAAGAATGGGTACCCCCTGTAGAGAAGTGTATATTCAAGTTCAATTCAAAAGAAGACCTTAAGACATGGCACCTATACTCTGATTCTGAATATGGAG GATTATCTTCGGCTTCGTTGGAAATTAAAGATGGAGGAAATCGATCAGATTGCAATG GTGTTTTCTCTGGGAACCTCTCTACGGATATGAGGGAAGGTTCAAAATGGAATATCAATCGGAGTGGTTTCTGTGGAATGCGGTCAAAGAAG TTTGATGGCTTTATTGATCTCGAAGGGTATGATTCCATAGCCCTGAGGCTCAAAGGAGATGGAAGGTGCTATATTTCTACTGTGAGTCTCATGCTCAACATTCATGTCTTTTTGCTCCAGATGAAACACAAG GACAAGCAGAAGACAACTCATGGCaggcttttgtttttgctccAAAGGGAAACTGGTATACAGCTAAG gttCCTCTTACTCGCTACTTACCAACATGGAAAGGAAACGTGA
- a CDS encoding NADH:ubiquinone oxidoreductase intermediate-associated protein 30, with the protein MSRFRSLWQASVNATKKALTWELEEWVPPVEKCIFKFNSKEDLKTWHLYSDSEYGGLSSASLEIKDGGNRSDCNGVFSGNLSTDMREGSKWNINRSGFCGMRSKKFDGFIDLEGYDSIALRLKGDGRCYISTFQFRYILRTG; encoded by the exons ATGTCACGGTTTAGATCATTGTGGCAAGCCTCGGTGAATGCAACAAAGAAGG CTCTAACGTGGGAACTCGAAGAATGGGTACCCCCTGTAGAGAAGTGTATATTCAAGTTCAATTCAAAAGAAGACCTTAAGACATGGCACCTATACTCTGATTCTGAATATGGAG GATTATCTTCGGCTTCGTTGGAAATTAAAGATGGAGGAAATCGATCAGATTGCAATG GTGTTTTCTCTGGGAACCTCTCTACGGATATGAGGGAAGGTTCAAAATGGAATATCAATCGGAGTGGTTTCTGTGGAATGCGGTCAAAGAAG TTTGATGGCTTTATTGATCTCGAAGGGTATGATTCCATAGCCCTGAGGCTCAAAGGAGATGGAAGGTGCTATATTTCTACT TTCCAATTCAGATATATACTGAGAACTGGGTGA
- a CDS encoding SAUR-like auxin-responsive protein family (SAUR-like auxin-responsive protein family; CONTAINS InterPro DOMAIN/s: Auxin responsive SAUR protein (InterPro:IPR003676); BEST Arabidopsis thaliana protein match is: SAUR-like auxin-responsive protein family (TAIR:AT1G17345.1); Has 148 Blast hits to 148 proteins in 14 species: Archae - 0; Bacteria - 0; Metazoa - 0; Fungi - 0; Plants - 148; Viruses - 0; Other Eukaryotes - 0 (source: NCBI BLink).), which produces MAKVGKLTKLKSAMKKWPSFAKNHHHSTSSAAVSDELSEDNNLHVVYVGQTRRPYMLRPDIISHPLFQELVDRSSSRSIEQDREIVVACEVVLFEHLLWMLKSGQEGGSVEELAEFYTY; this is translated from the coding sequence ATGGCCAAAGTTGGGAAGCTGACAAAGCTTAAGTCGGCTATGAAGAAATGGCCTTCTTTCGCCAAGAACCACCACCACTCAACCTCCTCAGCCGCTGTTTCCGACGAACTCTCAGAAGACAACAATCTCCATGTGGTTTACGTTGGTCAAACTCGAAGACCTTACATGCTTAGACCAGACATCATCTCTCACCCACTCTTTCAAGAACTCGTGGATCGGTCTTCTTCTAGATCCATCGAACAAGATCGTGAGATTGTTGTAGCTTGTGAAGTCGTTTTGTTCGAGCACTTGCTGTGGATGCTCAAGTCTGGTCAAGAAGGAGGATCCGTTGAAGAATTGGCTGAGTTCTATACTTATTGA